A stretch of DNA from Thermocrinis sp.:
TTGGTTGGCTCTGAAGGCACCTTAGGACTCATAACATCTGCAGTTCTTAAACTCATACCCAAGCCAAAGGCAAGGGCTACTGCTTTGATAACCTTTAAAGAGCTTGAAAGTGTGGGCAAAGTGGTAACAAAGATCATGACTTCTGGTATATTTCCATCCGCTTTGGAGTTTATGGACAGTTATGCTATAAAGGCCGTGGAAGAATTCAAACCGGTTGGTCTTCCGAAGGATGCGGAGGCACTGCTGCTTATAGAAGTGGATGGCTCGCCCCAAAGTGTGAAGGAGGACATAAACCAAGTGAAAGAACTTGCCAGATCTATGGGGCTGGAGGTTCAAGTGGCAGAAGAGGAAGAAAAAGCTGAAAAGCTCTGGACCGCAAGGAAAAGCTTAGGACCAGCTTTGGGAAATCTAAAAACTGGAAAAATAAACGAGGATGTGGTAGTTCCCAGAATATATTTATCGGAAGCCATAAAAGACTACCGAAAGGTTTCAGAAAAATACGGGCTTTTGATGGTTATCTTTGGGCACATCGGGGATGGGAACCTACACGTAAATTTACTATACGATAAGAAAAACAGGGAAGAAGAAGAAAGGGCAGAAAGGGCTGTGGATGAGGTGTTTGAAATAACGCTTAGGTATAACGGCTCCATTACCGGAGAGCACGGAGTAGGATTAACAAAGCGCAAGTTTCTTGAGAATCAGTTTGGGCCTGTGGGAATGGAAATACTCAGGGAAATTAAAAGGACTTTTGATCCAAAGAACCTTTTCAATCCAGGAAAGGTTATAGCTCTTTAGAGGGACAAAGGTCATAAAGCGGGCACTCTGAGTGTTTAGGCTTCTGAGCAGTGCAGATATACCTTCCAAGAAGTATTAAAAGGTTTGAAAACTTACCCCAGTCTTCTTTTGGAACTATGCCCATAAGCTCCTGCTCTGCCTTTTCGGGCTTTTGTTGTTTGGTAAGCCCCAACCTTTGACTAACTCTCAGAACGTGCCTATCAACTGCTATACCCTCGTTTATGCCAAAGGCGTTATACAAAATCATGTTAGCGGACTTTCTTCCTATACCTGGTAGTTCAGAGAGTTCCTTTAAGCTTTTTGGAACCTCTCCTTTATACTTCTCAACTAGGATCGTGCTTATTTGCTTTATGTACTTTGCCTTGTTGCCGTAAAAGGACACCTTGCTAATGTATTTTTCTATCTCTTCTAAATCTGCCTGTGCAAAGTCTTGGGGAGTTTTAAACCTTTTAAAAAGCTCTTGCGTCACCTCATTGACCTTTGCGTCCCTTTCTTGGGCAGACAGGACAACAGCCACCACCAGCTCAAAGGGTGTGCTGAAGTTTAGCTCCAGTTTGTTTGGAAATACCCTTTCAAGCCTCTCAATGATTTCCTTGACCATAGTCTTTAACCTCCTGCTTGGATAGGGCTAACTCAAATACCTGGTCTAAGTCCCTTACAAAGTGAAAGGTCATCTTCTCCCGCACGTAGGCAGGTAGGTCCTCAAGGACTTCTTCTTTGTTTTTCTCAGGTAAAATGACCTCGTATATACCCGCCCTTTTGGCTGCGAGTATTTTTTCTTTTAGTCCCCCAACGGGTAAAACTCTTCCCCTCAGGGTAATTTCTCCAGTCATTGCCACATCAGATCTTACCGGTGTATTGGTTAGTAGAGAGAGAATGGCAGTAGCTATAGTTATACCAGCGGAAGGACCATCCTTTGGAACTGCCCCTTCCGGCACGTGTATGTGTATGTCCCAGTTTGAAAAGTCCTCTGGGTTTATGCCGTAATCCTCTGCCTTTGACTTTATGTAAGATAGGGCAGCCTGTGCGGATTCTTTCATGACCTCTCCCAAAGAGCCGGTAAGTATCAGCTGGCCCTTTCCCTTAAACTTTGTGGCTTCTATGAGCATGATCTCCCCGCCCACCTCCGTCCAAGCTAAACCTATAGCCAATCCAACCATAGGTGTTTGTTCTCTATCAGTAAATCTTCTGGCCACCCCAAGGAAACCCTTTACATCCTGCGGTTTTACCTCAAAAGGTGGCTTTTCTCCCCTCAGTTTTTTTAGTGCGAGCTTTCTCAAAATTGCTCCGATTTGTCTTTGTAGATTTCTAACACCCGACTCCCTGGTGTATCCTCTTATGACTTCCAGTATAGCATCGTCTCTAAATATAACTTCATCCTTTTTAAATCCATGCATAGGGAGAAGCTTAGGAAGAAGGTGATTTTTTGCGATGAAGACTTTTTCCTCTTCTGAGTATCCAGAGAGCTGGATTACTTCCATCCTGTCCAGCAGTGGTCTTGGGATCGTATCTATCCTGTTGGCAGTGCAAATAAAGAAAACCTCCGATAGGTCAAAGGGAAGGCTTATGTAAAGATCCACAAAGTTTTTGTTCTGTTCTGGATCCAAAACTTCCAAAAGGGCTGCTGCGGGGTCTCCTTGGAAAGAGATGGATATTTTATCCACCTCATCCAATATGATCAGAGGGTTCTTTGTTCCAGCCTGCTTTATAGCCTGTATGATTCTACCAGGCATAGCACCAACGTAAGTTCTTCTGTGTCCTCTTATTTCTGCCTCGTCCCTTATGCCACCCAAGGATATTCTTACAAAATTTTTACCTATGGCTTCTGCTATGGACTTTCCGAGGGATGTTTTACCTACTCCCGGAGGCCCTACAAAGCATAGGATCTGCACCGCAGAGCTTTTACCCTTTGTAAGTTTTTTAACCGCTAAGTATTCTAAAATCCTCTCCTTTACCTTTTCTAAGTTGTAGTGGTCTCTATCAAGGATATTTTTTACCCGGTCCAGATTATACCTGTCTTTGGTTCTTTTGTTCCAAGGGAGCTCCAAAACCCAGTCAAGCCAAGTTCTTATAACTCCAGCTTCCGCAGATTCGGGATGGAGCTTCTCCAGCCTGTTTATCTGTTTTTGGATTTCCTCTTGGGCTTCCTTAGATAGCTTGAGGCTTGCCAACTTCTTTCTGTAATTTTCTATTTCCTCCTTCTTCTCATCTGATTCGCCAAGCTCTTCCTGAATAGCCTTCAGCTGTTGTCTTAAAAAGTATTCCCTCTGCTCTTTTTCTATCCTTTCTCGTGCTACGTTTCTTATCTTAGTCTGTACTTCCAAAATGCCTACCTCGTTGGAAAGGTGCATATACACCAACTTTAGTCTCTCTATTGGGTCTAAGGTTTCCAAGATCTTTTGAGCATCTTGGGATTTGATATCTGAGATAGAAGCCACTAAGTCTGCCAGCTTGCCCGGATCTTCAAGCTCTCTGATTACATACAGCAAATCTGGGATTATCTGCTTTCCCAAAGAAACTGCTTTGTCCAAAAGTTCTTTCACAGAGGACACATAAGCTCTGTCCTCTTTGCCCAGCTCAGACAGGTTTATCTCCTTTTCCTCTATAGGTTCCACCAAAGCCCAATAGTGATCTTCTTTTTTGTAGTAATCTTTAAGCCTTGCCCTCTTTATACCCTGGACTAAGATCTTTAACTTTCCCTCATCCAAAGGCGTGGCTCTTATTACGTGTGCTATAACTCCAAACTCATAAATCCCATCCTTATCTGGTTCCTCAACGTCTTTATTCTTTTGCAAGACCAGAAATAGCAGCCTATCCCTCTTCAGTGCGCTTTCCACAGACTTTATGGAAAAGTCCCTACCCACAAAGAGAGGAACTACCATGGTAGGGAATATTACCAGGTCCCTGAGGGGCATAGCCGGGACTTCAAATTCCACAGAGGGAACTTCTGGCACCTTGAAAAGCTCTTCCATCATCAAGAGGTTAACTCCTCCACAAAGGTTTTTGGATCAAAGTCTTGCAAATCATCTAAGGCTTCTCCCACCCCCAAGAGTTTGACCGGGATCTTTAGCTCTGCACATATGGGCACTAAAGCACCACCTTTGGCAGAGCCATCTAATTTTGTTAAAACGATACCGCTTACTTCTACCGCTTCCTTAAAGACCTTGGCTTGAAATATGGAGTTTTGCCCTATGGTTGCATCCAAAACCAAAAGCGTTTCCGTAGGCTCTTCTGGATAGAACTTTTGAATTACCTGCTTTATTTTTCTGAGCTCT
This window harbors:
- a CDS encoding FAD-linked oxidase C-terminal domain-containing protein, with the protein product MFGLLRKKPVDKLVEVLGREKVSLSLVERKLYSYDATPIPVERTVPSAVVFPTCQEDVQKLVKVCYEEDIPIFPRGAGSGLTGGAVPTLEKGVVVSFERMNRFYVDLDNATAVVEPGVITYDFQQEVEKLGLFYPPDPSSFKYSTIGGNIAENAGGPRCLKYGVTREYVLGLTTVIKEGHVLKTGNPVIKDVAGYDLTKLLVGSEGTLGLITSAVLKLIPKPKARATALITFKELESVGKVVTKIMTSGIFPSALEFMDSYAIKAVEEFKPVGLPKDAEALLLIEVDGSPQSVKEDINQVKELARSMGLEVQVAEEEEKAEKLWTARKSLGPALGNLKTGKINEDVVVPRIYLSEAIKDYRKVSEKYGLLMVIFGHIGDGNLHVNLLYDKKNREEEERAERAVDEVFEITLRYNGSITGEHGVGLTKRKFLENQFGPVGMEILREIKRTFDPKNLFNPGKVIAL
- the nth gene encoding endonuclease III — encoded protein: MVKEIIERLERVFPNKLELNFSTPFELVVAVVLSAQERDAKVNEVTQELFKRFKTPQDFAQADLEEIEKYISKVSFYGNKAKYIKQISTILVEKYKGEVPKSLKELSELPGIGRKSANMILYNAFGINEGIAVDRHVLRVSQRLGLTKQQKPEKAEQELMGIVPKEDWGKFSNLLILLGRYICTAQKPKHSECPLYDLCPSKEL
- the lon gene encoding endopeptidase La; its protein translation is MEELFKVPEVPSVEFEVPAMPLRDLVIFPTMVVPLFVGRDFSIKSVESALKRDRLLFLVLQKNKDVEEPDKDGIYEFGVIAHVIRATPLDEGKLKILVQGIKRARLKDYYKKEDHYWALVEPIEEKEINLSELGKEDRAYVSSVKELLDKAVSLGKQIIPDLLYVIRELEDPGKLADLVASISDIKSQDAQKILETLDPIERLKLVYMHLSNEVGILEVQTKIRNVARERIEKEQREYFLRQQLKAIQEELGESDEKKEEIENYRKKLASLKLSKEAQEEIQKQINRLEKLHPESAEAGVIRTWLDWVLELPWNKRTKDRYNLDRVKNILDRDHYNLEKVKERILEYLAVKKLTKGKSSAVQILCFVGPPGVGKTSLGKSIAEAIGKNFVRISLGGIRDEAEIRGHRRTYVGAMPGRIIQAIKQAGTKNPLIILDEVDKISISFQGDPAAALLEVLDPEQNKNFVDLYISLPFDLSEVFFICTANRIDTIPRPLLDRMEVIQLSGYSEEEKVFIAKNHLLPKLLPMHGFKKDEVIFRDDAILEVIRGYTRESGVRNLQRQIGAILRKLALKKLRGEKPPFEVKPQDVKGFLGVARRFTDREQTPMVGLAIGLAWTEVGGEIMLIEATKFKGKGQLILTGSLGEVMKESAQAALSYIKSKAEDYGINPEDFSNWDIHIHVPEGAVPKDGPSAGITIATAILSLLTNTPVRSDVAMTGEITLRGRVLPVGGLKEKILAAKRAGIYEVILPEKNKEEVLEDLPAYVREKMTFHFVRDLDQVFELALSKQEVKDYGQGNH